In a single window of the Atlantibacter hermannii genome:
- the ykgA_1 gene encoding Putatve transcriptional regulator ykgA has product MGEYILKRRISRAAILLRMTSLPVTEIAFLFHYHSSQGFSRSFKKYTGLTPSEYRTSAVWDFNKLQPSLLLENYSIPDVKLCELDERLTYTDLITEHDHIFDPAAKDVTKTIRKTLLNSRGTIKEMAILSRRPEALGKSRENLAEVFIAYYSDETPDYSESTCSFFGKYAIVNFDGDWETYSAYSKMIYVWVMAQNKLVLRNDAHLFKLHSYTEEKICFDMYIPVV; this is encoded by the coding sequence GTGGGTGAATACATCCTCAAGAGAAGAATAAGCCGTGCCGCAATTTTGTTGCGCATGACTTCGCTTCCGGTAACCGAGATAGCGTTTTTATTTCATTATCACAGCAGTCAGGGGTTTTCGCGCTCGTTCAAGAAGTACACCGGGCTGACGCCGTCTGAATACAGAACGTCAGCAGTCTGGGACTTTAATAAACTTCAGCCCTCACTGCTGTTAGAGAATTATTCAATACCCGACGTAAAACTGTGCGAGCTTGATGAACGCCTCACGTATACGGACCTGATTACAGAACATGACCATATCTTTGATCCGGCGGCCAAAGATGTCACAAAGACGATAAGAAAGACGTTACTGAATAGTCGTGGAACGATTAAAGAAATGGCTATTTTGAGTCGTCGCCCGGAAGCACTGGGTAAAAGCAGGGAAAATCTTGCAGAAGTTTTTATTGCATATTATTCAGATGAAACACCCGATTACAGCGAGAGTACGTGTTCATTTTTTGGCAAATATGCAATAGTGAATTTCGACGGTGACTGGGAAACCTACAGCGCCTACAGCAAAATGATTTATGTATGGGTGATGGCACAAAATAAGTTAGTGTTACGTAATGATGCTCATTTGTTTAAATTGCATTCCTATACTGAAGAAAAGATATGTTTTGACATGTATATTCCTGTGGTATAA
- the ycdT_2 gene encoding diguanylate cyclase, GGDEF protein: MADLHLLISNATAGFYYFTLAVLIAIDIAISLACFIAYQCDTRKKHYLMLSLAFFSGVAFNMGNTICTQVPLAWLDAGSTVTIEQSHKECILNFTRQLCLITIIFIALLINAYKNKINPKFISGVIVVFSSLALFMMVIYSIESDLDNEILKSIYIYYLSGKKINSGDLIITAWCCLLIILSVCMFFYKAFKKKIWHCIAAMIFAEMLFNFIIYICTHEPKFSLTVASVFTAIIKFTICFVVVNEAVKKIAEMRRIKMYDPLTMAYTRNYFFDELKSFSDSHDDNSDLCVLLLDVDKFKEINDTYGHQQGDTVLKTLSEIVRSRIEPKNIFARLGGDEFAILLPECSLSQACEVAEAIRQDVEQISYQTEVGSIDNITVSIGTYKVNGSDSIKQIIASADNALYCAKRNGRNNNVVFKDEFCAP; this comes from the coding sequence ATGGCTGACTTACATTTATTAATCTCAAACGCAACAGCAGGTTTTTATTACTTCACCCTTGCCGTTTTGATTGCTATTGATATTGCAATTTCCCTTGCCTGTTTTATTGCCTATCAGTGCGACACCAGAAAGAAGCATTATTTAATGCTCAGCCTGGCGTTTTTCTCAGGCGTGGCATTTAACATGGGGAACACCATTTGCACTCAAGTACCACTTGCATGGTTGGACGCGGGGAGTACGGTGACCATTGAACAAAGCCATAAAGAATGCATTTTAAATTTCACGCGGCAGTTGTGTTTAATCACGATTATTTTTATTGCGCTTTTAATTAATGCATATAAAAACAAAATCAACCCCAAATTTATATCTGGTGTGATTGTGGTTTTTTCTTCGCTGGCGCTGTTTATGATGGTGATCTACTCCATCGAGTCGGATCTGGATAATGAAATTCTCAAAAGCATTTACATCTATTATTTATCAGGCAAAAAGATTAATTCCGGGGATTTGATCATTACCGCATGGTGCTGCCTGCTGATTATCCTGTCAGTATGCATGTTCTTTTACAAAGCCTTTAAAAAGAAAATTTGGCACTGCATTGCTGCCATGATTTTTGCTGAGATGCTTTTCAACTTCATTATCTATATTTGTACGCATGAACCAAAATTTTCCCTGACGGTGGCCAGCGTATTCACCGCCATCATTAAATTCACAATATGTTTTGTGGTCGTTAATGAAGCCGTAAAAAAAATTGCTGAAATGCGGCGTATCAAAATGTATGACCCGTTGACGATGGCTTATACCAGGAATTATTTTTTTGACGAATTGAAGAGCTTCTCCGATTCTCACGACGACAACAGCGACCTCTGCGTGTTATTGCTTGATGTGGATAAGTTTAAAGAGATAAATGATACCTATGGGCATCAGCAAGGCGATACGGTGCTCAAAACCCTTTCAGAAATTGTGCGCTCGCGTATCGAACCCAAAAATATTTTTGCCCGCCTCGGCGGCGATGAGTTTGCAATCCTCTTACCCGAATGCTCTTTATCTCAGGCGTGTGAGGTTGCTGAAGCGATAAGACAGGATGTTGAGCAGATATCTTACCAAACCGAGGTGGGATCAATAGATAATATTACTGTCAGCATCGGAACCTATAAAGTGAACGGAAGCGACAGCATTAAGCAAATCATCGCATCCGCTGATAATGCTTTATATTGCGCCAAAAGAAACGGGCGTAATAACAACGTGGTCTTCAAAGATGAATTTTGTGCGCCCTGA
- the nepI_1 gene encoding ribonucleoside transporter, which yields MGFVCIVWVWKALPSMPGQSEHHQNMFGLLKRPGVLAGMIAIFMSFAGQFSFFTYIRPIYMNLAGFDVDGLTLVLLSFGIASFVGTSLSSHILKRSVKLALACAPLILALSALVLMLWGSHKAVAAGVAVVWGVSFALVPVGWSTWITRSLADQAEKAGSIQVAVIQLANTCGAAVGGYALDNLGLLSPLALSGTLMLLTALLVASKVKVR from the coding sequence ATGGGCTTTGTGTGTATCGTCTGGGTCTGGAAGGCGCTACCGTCGATGCCGGGTCAGTCAGAGCACCATCAGAATATGTTTGGGCTGCTGAAGCGTCCGGGCGTGCTGGCGGGCATGATCGCGATTTTTATGTCTTTCGCCGGGCAATTTTCATTTTTCACCTATATCCGCCCCATTTATATGAACCTGGCAGGGTTTGATGTTGACGGTCTGACGCTGGTGCTACTGAGCTTTGGTATCGCCAGCTTTGTTGGGACATCGTTGTCGTCGCATATCCTTAAGCGCTCCGTCAAGCTGGCGCTCGCCTGTGCTCCGTTGATCCTGGCGTTAAGCGCGCTGGTGCTGATGCTGTGGGGCAGTCATAAAGCGGTCGCGGCGGGGGTGGCTGTCGTCTGGGGCGTGTCGTTCGCGCTGGTGCCGGTAGGCTGGTCAACGTGGATCACCCGCTCGCTTGCCGACCAGGCAGAAAAGGCCGGGTCGATTCAGGTCGCGGTGATCCAACTGGCGAACACGTGCGGCGCGGCAGTAGGCGGTTATGCGCTGGATAACCTCGGGCTGCTGTCTCCCCTGGCGCTTTCCGGCACGCTGATGCTGTTAACCGCGTTGCTGGTGGCGAGCAAGGTGAAGGTCAGGTAA
- the nepI_2 gene encoding ribonucleoside transporter: MNEIQHGQPFADAVSRPNWSAVFAVAFCVACLITVEFLPVSLLTPMALDLGVSEGVAGQSVTVTAFIAMFASLFITHVIGKTDRRLVVIAFSVLLTLSCLLVSFADNFTLLLVGRACLGLALGGFWAMSASLTMRLVPARSIPKALSVIFGAVSVALVIAAPLGSFSRRNYRLAAGV; the protein is encoded by the coding sequence ATGAATGAAATACAGCACGGGCAACCTTTCGCTGACGCGGTAAGCCGCCCCAACTGGTCGGCTGTTTTTGCCGTCGCGTTTTGCGTGGCCTGCCTGATTACTGTCGAATTTCTGCCGGTGAGCCTGTTAACGCCCATGGCGCTGGATCTTGGCGTTTCGGAAGGCGTCGCGGGGCAGTCCGTTACGGTCACCGCGTTTATCGCCATGTTCGCCAGTTTGTTTATTACCCACGTCATCGGGAAAACGGACCGCCGCCTGGTGGTGATCGCATTTTCGGTCTTGCTGACGCTCTCCTGCCTGCTGGTCTCTTTTGCGGATAACTTTACCCTGCTGCTGGTCGGACGCGCCTGTCTCGGACTGGCACTTGGCGGTTTCTGGGCGATGTCGGCGTCGTTGACCATGCGGCTGGTGCCTGCCCGCAGTATTCCAAAAGCGCTGTCGGTGATTTTCGGCGCGGTGTCTGTCGCGCTGGTTATCGCTGCGCCGCTGGGCAGTTTTTCTCGGCGGAATTATCGGCTGGCGGCAGGTGTTTAA
- the blaP gene encoding beta-lactamase TEM, with product MKKITPLFVIAFLTLIALLAPAQASVTPDMTDFLRQQEQRLHARIGMAVVNAQGETVFGYRQDERFPLTSTFKTLACAALLERLQKNGGSLDEQVTIPPDALLDYAPVTKNYLAPATISLRMLCAAAVSYSDNTAGNRILTYLGGPDAVTQFMRGIGDHVTRLDRTEPTLNEATPGDARDTSSPQKMAAGLQKILTSPPLISANRATLAQWMRDDKVGDALLRAALPKGWAIADKTGAGGYGSRAIIAAVYPPERPPFYVAIFITQTEASMKMANETIAEIGKQLFAGQP from the coding sequence ATGAAAAAAATCACCCCGCTCTTTGTCATCGCATTTCTGACTCTGATCGCGTTACTGGCCCCGGCGCAGGCCTCCGTCACGCCAGATATGACGGACTTTTTACGCCAGCAGGAGCAACGGCTTCACGCCAGAATTGGCATGGCGGTTGTCAACGCGCAAGGCGAAACGGTGTTCGGTTATCGGCAGGACGAGCGTTTCCCGCTGACCAGCACCTTTAAAACCCTGGCCTGCGCCGCGTTGCTTGAGCGGTTGCAGAAAAACGGCGGTTCGCTGGATGAACAGGTGACTATTCCGCCAGACGCCTTGCTGGACTATGCGCCAGTGACTAAAAACTACCTCGCCCCTGCCACCATCTCTTTACGCATGCTGTGCGCGGCGGCGGTGAGCTACAGCGACAACACGGCGGGCAACCGCATTCTGACTTACCTTGGCGGCCCTGATGCCGTCACGCAGTTTATGCGCGGGATCGGCGACCATGTGACCCGTCTGGATCGAACGGAGCCCACGCTGAATGAAGCCACGCCAGGCGATGCGCGCGATACCTCTTCGCCGCAGAAGATGGCGGCAGGGCTGCAAAAAATCCTCACCTCCCCTCCCCTGATATCGGCTAACCGGGCGACGCTGGCGCAGTGGATGCGTGACGATAAAGTGGGAGATGCGCTGCTACGCGCCGCGCTGCCGAAAGGCTGGGCAATTGCCGATAAAACCGGGGCGGGCGGCTACGGCTCGCGGGCGATTATCGCGGCGGTCTATCCGCCGGAACGCCCGCCGTTTTATGTCGCGATTTTTATTACGCAAACGGAAGCCTCGATGAAAATGGCAAATGAAACCATTGCTGAAATCGGCAAGCAGTTGTTTGCCGGGCAGCCCTGA
- the uvsE gene encoding UV DNA damage endonuclease codes for MKLGFACKYLDTDAKQPYPFKATTRTRFLSLDNDARAALIHTLAAANLANLYLTFEELARLPPALRMMRIGSDLLPLYTVPEATVLYHEFLPTLYPLFTRCGEFARANDIRLSFHPGQYSVLASDNPQVVERALEDVEYHTLCATLMGYGQRFQDFKINIHMNGKAGYEGFKRAFGKLTPEARNMLTVENDEISCSLDDVLQAQALCPVVVDIHHHWVKENAFIQPDDPRIERVKASWRGVRPVMHYSVSQEGLIPDEGFPDQHCLSVAKTKLRAHSDYYFNPTLNDWALSFEDFDIMCEVKMKNLARDRLYRTALSREQA; via the coding sequence ATGAAATTAGGCTTTGCTTGTAAATACCTGGACACAGACGCTAAACAACCCTATCCCTTCAAAGCAACCACCCGCACCCGTTTTCTGAGCCTGGATAACGATGCCCGAGCGGCCTTAATCCATACGCTTGCTGCCGCCAATCTCGCCAACCTGTATTTGACGTTTGAAGAGTTGGCCAGGCTGCCCCCCGCGCTGCGCATGATGCGCATCGGCAGCGATCTGTTGCCGCTCTATACCGTGCCTGAAGCCACGGTGCTGTATCACGAATTTTTACCTACCCTGTATCCACTGTTCACGCGGTGCGGCGAGTTCGCCCGCGCCAACGACATCCGGCTTTCCTTTCATCCGGGACAATACTCCGTACTGGCCTCAGACAATCCGCAGGTGGTGGAGCGGGCGCTGGAAGATGTGGAATATCACACCCTGTGCGCCACGCTGATGGGCTATGGTCAACGCTTCCAGGATTTCAAAATCAATATTCATATGAATGGTAAGGCCGGGTATGAAGGGTTTAAACGCGCCTTTGGCAAACTGACCCCTGAGGCCAGGAATATGCTGACGGTTGAAAATGATGAGATCTCATGCTCGCTGGATGATGTTCTCCAGGCGCAGGCGCTCTGTCCGGTGGTGGTCGATATTCATCATCACTGGGTGAAAGAGAATGCGTTCATCCAGCCAGACGACCCACGCATCGAGCGGGTTAAGGCATCGTGGCGGGGTGTCAGGCCGGTCATGCATTATTCGGTCTCTCAGGAAGGGTTGATCCCCGATGAGGGATTTCCGGATCAGCACTGCCTGAGCGTTGCGAAAACCAAACTCAGGGCGCACTCGGATTATTACTTCAATCCCACCCTGAATGACTGGGCGCTGTCGTTTGAGGACTTCGACATCATGTGCGAAGTGAAAATGAAAAACCTCGCCCGCGACAGGCTATACCGCACGGCACTCAGCAGAGAGCAGGCATAG